One region of Parambassis ranga chromosome 12, fParRan2.1, whole genome shotgun sequence genomic DNA includes:
- the pip5k1ba gene encoding phosphatidylinositol-4-phosphate 5-kinase, type I, beta a isoform X1: MTTATTDSMGRGTTASKDHKKPTPAALKGAIQLGIGYAVGNLSSKPDRDVLMQDFSVVESVFLPSEGSNLTPAHHYPDFRLKTYAPLAFRYFRELFGIKPDDYLYSICNEPLIELSNPGASSSWFYLTSDDEFIIKTVQHKEAEFLQKLLPGYYMNLNQNPRTLLPKFYGLYCIQCSGVTVRVVVMNNVLPRAMKMHYKYDLKGSSYKRRASRKERVKSSPTFKDLDFQEMHEGLHFDPETYNAMMKTLQRDCRVLESFKIMDYSLLLGIHVLDRRPLNRGSRLDSRKGQKVLYSTALESIQGNVKDPEPVADDDTLGGIPAKHKDENLLIFLGIIDILQSYRFIKKVEHSWKALVHDGDTVSVHRPSFYADRFLKFMGTTVFKKIHPLRGMSSKRKRSSLHVAKSASQEILSPQKEKKEEEKKAQSMENLDGNFYSSSKRPDLLPRSTVSFASAKHSEEDLESSEDRRASSSTIALDDPLPCLSRSMSESELDVYLHHTVSPRRPSWSLHPSIRKLEKKRVLSSHL; encoded by the exons ATGACAACAGCCACAACCGACAGTATGGGAAGAGGAACCACAGCCTCAAAGGATCACAAAAAG CCGACACCTGCTGCGCTGAAAGGAGCCATCCAGCTAGGCATCGGTTATGCTGTGGGAAACCTCAGCTCCAAACCAGACAGAGATGTTCTCATGCAGGACTTCTCTGTCGTTGAGAGCGTCTTCCTGCCCAG tgaAGGGAGCAACCTGACTCCAGCACATCACTACCCAGATTTCCGTCTCAAAACCTACGCCCCTCTGGCTTTTCGTTACTTCCGAGAGCTCTTCGGCATCAAACCGGACGACTACCTG TACTCCATCTGCAACGAGCCTCTGATAGAGCTGTCCAACCCTGGCGCCAGCAGTTCCTGGTTCTACCTCACCAGTGACGATGAGTTCATCATCAAAACGGTGCAGCACAAAGAAGCAGAGTTCCTGCAGAAGCTGCTTCCTGGGTACTACATG AATCTGAATCAGAACCCGAGGACTTTGCTGCCGAAGTTTTACGGCCTTTACTGCATCCAGTGCAGCGGCGTCACCGTCCGTGTGGTCGTCATGAACAACGTGCTGCCACGTGCAATGAAGATGCACTACAAATACGACCTGAAAGGTTCCTCCTATAAACGCCGTGCCTCACGCAAGGAGCGTGTCAAGTCCTCACCCACGTTTAAAGATCTGGACTTCCAAGAGATGCACGAGGGCCTCCACTTTGACCCTGAGACCTACAACGCCATGATGAAGACCCTCCAGAGGGACTGCCGG GTCTTGGAGAGCTTTAAGATCATGGACTACAGCCTTTTGTTGGGGATTCATGTTTTGGATAGAAGGCCGCTGAACAGAGGAAGCAGACTGGACAGCAGGAAAGGACAGAAAGTCCTCTACTCTACTGCACTCGAGTCCATCCAGGGGAATGTGAAGGACCCTGAACCAGTTGCTGATGATGACAC ATTGGGTGGAATTCCAGCCAAACATAAAGATGAGAACCTGCTAATCTTTTTAGGAATCATTGACATCCTTCAGTCTTACAG GTTCATCAAAAAAGTAGAACACTCCTGGAAGGCTCTTGTACATGACGGG gacaCAGTGTCAGTCCACCGGCCCAGTTTTTACGCGGATAGGTTTCTGAAATTCATGGGCACCACGGTATTCAAAAAGATTCATC cTTTACGAGGAATGTcttcaaagaggaagaggagttcaCTTCATGTAGCGAAGTCGGCCTCCCAGGAGATTCTGTCTCCAcagaaggaaaagaaggaggaggagaagaaggctCAAAGCATGGAAAACCTGGATGGAAACT TTTACAGTTCCTCCAAAAGACCAGATCTTCTGCCAAGATCAACTGTTTCGTTTGCTTCTGCtaaacacagtgaagaggaCCTTGAAAGCAG tgaagaTAGAAGAGCCTCAAGTTCAACAATCGCTCTGGACGATCCGCTGCCTTGTCTCAGCAGAAGCATGTCAGAATCGGAGCTGGACGTCTATTtg CATCACACAGTCTCACCCAGGCGACCCAGCTGGAGTTTGCATCCAAGCATCCGTAAACT TGAGAAGAAACGAGTCCTTTCCAGCCATCTGTaa
- the LOC114444049 gene encoding uncharacterized protein LOC114444049: MCHLCSGSRSTKRKESGSPYFVQIWSMWVFQVLQLSTLLLGISEAHGAGSASRKAGEVPMSQLRMLSRGLGHLLHGVGENVGRLERHGNLMVTKLDGATKTVDSLHKQSVQTGRTNKQVRKDLQILSAIRDRLWRAVRDLQKELEELEAEQEAMQQRMNRVLQKVKILTEPRSGGQTDFSYMKAFLDKQARCLAFLTHEVLARERVIDRHLQYIEHLEKQLSSGA; the protein is encoded by the exons ATGTGTCATCTCTGCTCTGGATCTAGATCTACAAAAAGGAAGGAATCTGGATCCCCTTACTTCGTTCAAATCTGGAGTATGTGGGTGTTTCAGGTGCTGCAGTTGTCCACGTTGCTGTTGGGAATCTCTGAGGCCCACGGTGCTGGCTCTGCATCGAGGAAGGCAGGAGAGGTTCCCATGTCCCAGCTGAGGATGCTGTCGAGGGGTCTGGGCCACCTGCTGCATGGTGTGGGGGAGAACGTGGGGAGGCTTGAGAGGCACGGAAACCTGATGGTGACAAAGCTGGATGGGGCCACCAAGACTGTGGACAGTCTCCATAAGCAGAGTGTGCAGACAGGACGGACTAACAAACAG GTTAGAAAGGACCTGCAGATACTGAGTGCCATAAGGGACAGGCTGTGGAGGGCGGTCAGAGATCTGCAGAAGGAGCTGGAAGAGCTGGAGGCCGAGCAGGAAGCCATGCAGCAGAGGATGAACCGGGTCCTGCAGAAAGTGAAGATTCTGACCGAGCCGAGGTCAGGAGGTCAAACTGACTTCAGCTACATGAAG GCTTTCCTTGACAAACAGGCCAGATGCCTGGCCTTTCTGACCCACGAGGTTTTAGCCCGCGAGAGAGTGATTGACAGGCACCTGCAATACATCGAGCACCTGGAGAAACAGCTATCCTCAG GCGCCTGA
- the pip5k1ba gene encoding phosphatidylinositol-4-phosphate 5-kinase, type I, beta a isoform X2 → MTTATTDSMGRGTTASKDHKKPTPAALKGAIQLGIGYAVGNLSSKPDRDVLMQDFSVVESVFLPSEGSNLTPAHHYPDFRLKTYAPLAFRYFRELFGIKPDDYLYSICNEPLIELSNPGASSSWFYLTSDDEFIIKTVQHKEAEFLQKLLPGYYMNLNQNPRTLLPKFYGLYCIQCSGVTVRVVVMNNVLPRAMKMHYKYDLKGSSYKRRASRKERVKSSPTFKDLDFQEMHEGLHFDPETYNAMMKTLQRDCRVLESFKIMDYSLLLGIHVLDRRPLNRGSRLDSRKGQKVLYSTALESIQGNVKDPEPVADDDTLGGIPAKHKDENLLIFLGIIDILQSYRFIKKVEHSWKALVHDGDTVSVHRPSFYADRFLKFMGTTVFKKIHPLRGMSSKRKRSSLHVAKSASQEILSPQKEKKEEEKKAQSMENLDGNFYSSSKRPDLLPRSTVSFASAKHSEEDLESSEDRRASSSTIALDDPLPCLSRSMSESELDVYL, encoded by the exons ATGACAACAGCCACAACCGACAGTATGGGAAGAGGAACCACAGCCTCAAAGGATCACAAAAAG CCGACACCTGCTGCGCTGAAAGGAGCCATCCAGCTAGGCATCGGTTATGCTGTGGGAAACCTCAGCTCCAAACCAGACAGAGATGTTCTCATGCAGGACTTCTCTGTCGTTGAGAGCGTCTTCCTGCCCAG tgaAGGGAGCAACCTGACTCCAGCACATCACTACCCAGATTTCCGTCTCAAAACCTACGCCCCTCTGGCTTTTCGTTACTTCCGAGAGCTCTTCGGCATCAAACCGGACGACTACCTG TACTCCATCTGCAACGAGCCTCTGATAGAGCTGTCCAACCCTGGCGCCAGCAGTTCCTGGTTCTACCTCACCAGTGACGATGAGTTCATCATCAAAACGGTGCAGCACAAAGAAGCAGAGTTCCTGCAGAAGCTGCTTCCTGGGTACTACATG AATCTGAATCAGAACCCGAGGACTTTGCTGCCGAAGTTTTACGGCCTTTACTGCATCCAGTGCAGCGGCGTCACCGTCCGTGTGGTCGTCATGAACAACGTGCTGCCACGTGCAATGAAGATGCACTACAAATACGACCTGAAAGGTTCCTCCTATAAACGCCGTGCCTCACGCAAGGAGCGTGTCAAGTCCTCACCCACGTTTAAAGATCTGGACTTCCAAGAGATGCACGAGGGCCTCCACTTTGACCCTGAGACCTACAACGCCATGATGAAGACCCTCCAGAGGGACTGCCGG GTCTTGGAGAGCTTTAAGATCATGGACTACAGCCTTTTGTTGGGGATTCATGTTTTGGATAGAAGGCCGCTGAACAGAGGAAGCAGACTGGACAGCAGGAAAGGACAGAAAGTCCTCTACTCTACTGCACTCGAGTCCATCCAGGGGAATGTGAAGGACCCTGAACCAGTTGCTGATGATGACAC ATTGGGTGGAATTCCAGCCAAACATAAAGATGAGAACCTGCTAATCTTTTTAGGAATCATTGACATCCTTCAGTCTTACAG GTTCATCAAAAAAGTAGAACACTCCTGGAAGGCTCTTGTACATGACGGG gacaCAGTGTCAGTCCACCGGCCCAGTTTTTACGCGGATAGGTTTCTGAAATTCATGGGCACCACGGTATTCAAAAAGATTCATC cTTTACGAGGAATGTcttcaaagaggaagaggagttcaCTTCATGTAGCGAAGTCGGCCTCCCAGGAGATTCTGTCTCCAcagaaggaaaagaaggaggaggagaagaaggctCAAAGCATGGAAAACCTGGATGGAAACT TTTACAGTTCCTCCAAAAGACCAGATCTTCTGCCAAGATCAACTGTTTCGTTTGCTTCTGCtaaacacagtgaagaggaCCTTGAAAGCAG tgaagaTAGAAGAGCCTCAAGTTCAACAATCGCTCTGGACGATCCGCTGCCTTGTCTCAGCAGAAGCATGTCAGAATCGGAGCTGGACGTCTATTtg TGA